The Sorangiineae bacterium MSr11367 genome window below encodes:
- a CDS encoding TetR/AcrR family transcriptional regulator — translation MADLAESVGLRKASLFHHFASKDALYNAVFERLVHNLGGLVIEAAQTEGSFVERLDLMTDSFVSALGVQVSAARLILRELMDWGPFVRVRFGETWLPVLKAAERFVEDGQREGSFSPELSPRHVILSGLSLYMTTFAIGGVVEQFASSDCFAPDFVEERKKQLRTQLHAMLLRPGHVPAQVAPAAPAAPAAPPQAEAPQEGAPAAPAEAAPAAEGETAVPSLGH, via the coding sequence ATGGCCGACTTGGCCGAAAGCGTCGGCCTTCGAAAGGCCTCGCTCTTCCACCATTTCGCCAGCAAGGACGCGTTGTACAACGCGGTCTTCGAGCGGTTGGTGCACAACCTGGGCGGCCTCGTTATAGAAGCCGCCCAAACAGAGGGGTCGTTCGTCGAACGACTCGACTTGATGACGGACTCGTTCGTCTCCGCGCTGGGGGTGCAGGTTTCGGCCGCGCGCCTCATCCTGCGCGAGCTGATGGACTGGGGCCCGTTCGTGAGGGTTCGCTTCGGCGAGACCTGGCTGCCGGTGCTCAAGGCGGCCGAGCGTTTCGTCGAAGACGGCCAACGCGAGGGAAGCTTCTCGCCGGAGCTATCCCCGCGTCATGTCATCTTGAGTGGCCTTTCGCTCTACATGACAACGTTCGCAATCGGCGGCGTGGTCGAACAATTCGCGAGCAGCGATTGTTTCGCCCCCGACTTCGTCGAGGAGCGAAAGAAGCAACTACGCACCCAGCTCCACGCGATGTTGCTCCGTCCGGGACACGTCCCCGCGCAGGTCGCACCCGCCGCACCTGCCGCACCTGCGGCCCCGCCGCAAGCGGAGGCGCCGCAAGAGGGCGCGCCTGCAGCGCCGGCGGAAGCTGCGCCGGCGGCCGAAGGAGAGACGGCCGTGCCGTCTCTCGGGCACTAG
- a CDS encoding biotin/lipoyl-binding carrier protein, which translates to MSAKPIEVTAHITGTVWKIEVNVGDKVEEGQTCVILESMKMEMPVEAEQGGVVKQIHVAEGAAVEEGAVLITLE; encoded by the coding sequence ATGTCAGCGAAGCCGATCGAAGTCACCGCGCACATCACCGGCACAGTCTGGAAGATCGAGGTCAACGTAGGAGACAAAGTCGAAGAGGGCCAAACGTGTGTGATTCTCGAGTCGATGAAGATGGAGATGCCGGTCGAGGCGGAGCAGGGGGGCGTCGTGAAGCAAATTCACGTTGCCGAGGGGGCCGCCGTCGAAGAGGGAGCCGTCCTCATCACCTTGGAATAA
- the pyrF gene encoding orotidine-5'-phosphate decarboxylase codes for MSTGRLIFAADFADVDEARRASLALQPHLGLVKIGLELFVGAGPQALAWAREAGLPVFLDLKLHDIPATVERAVDRAVALGARMLTVHAGGGKEMLARAVRCAEAAGDTCTIVAVTVLTSLDDADLTELGVDAKPDAHARRLARLAFDQGVRAFVCSPEEVATLRVELGPTATLITPGVRAAKGSDDQKRVATARDAVARGADYVVVGRPIRDAVDPVAAAASLDQSVREALAGRA; via the coding sequence ATGAGCACGGGTCGTCTCATTTTTGCAGCGGACTTCGCGGACGTCGACGAGGCGCGTCGCGCGAGCCTGGCACTCCAGCCTCACCTGGGGCTGGTCAAAATCGGGCTGGAGTTGTTCGTCGGTGCAGGGCCGCAGGCGCTCGCCTGGGCGCGCGAGGCCGGTCTGCCGGTGTTCCTCGATTTGAAGCTGCACGACATCCCCGCCACCGTCGAAAGGGCGGTCGATCGCGCCGTCGCGCTCGGGGCGCGCATGCTCACCGTGCACGCCGGCGGCGGCAAAGAGATGCTCGCCCGGGCCGTTCGATGTGCCGAGGCGGCGGGCGACACCTGCACCATCGTGGCGGTCACCGTTCTCACATCGCTCGACGACGCGGACCTCACGGAGCTCGGCGTCGACGCCAAGCCCGACGCGCATGCCCGCAGGCTCGCGCGATTGGCCTTCGATCAGGGCGTGCGCGCGTTCGTGTGCTCCCCCGAGGAGGTGGCGACGTTGCGCGTGGAGCTCGGCCCGACCGCCACGCTCATCACGCCCGGGGTAAGAGCCGCGAAAGGCAGCGACGACCAGAAGCGCGTCGCCACCGCACGCGACGCCGTTGCGCGCGGCGCGGACTACGTGGTGGTGGGCCGCCCCATCCGCGACGCGGTCGATCCCGTCGCCGCGGCGGCGAGCCTCGATCAAAGCGTGCGCGAAGCGCTCGCGGGGCGCGCGTAA
- a CDS encoding DUF4388 domain-containing protein, with translation MSDREDLLRVDQTGTVHPVGRTASQQLRSRAGEWRAMPSPRNLIVLRSEIDSASVLKLAGEIRTPGALCDVVALIAQSNWRGELQIFEEEGLRSLTFDVGTLVGAASTVPAERLGEVLYRFGVVTREELERVILVSNASGKRLGEAAIELDFVTAEELYRMMSRQAEEIFYGALRVGEGMFYFYDRYDEKSMLRPHNLHAAGLLMEGARRMDEMRFFREKVPNDDYVPIRASYMSPVNSVRSPIGDTVSGARSVVDVSSHSRDARDAKVPENLAEVYALCDGKLSISEIGRRIGQLEFEVTRAVFQLVNGGFVQVIAPRPRGPEAIVEAFNPGIIEVHRQVDAAKRGQEFRDGLARFATGGGVYDALFQGAGPLPDGSFRPERVARNLVAIAGDDPDAWLMQLLHEYVGFALFHAGSLLPREVEAGLVNAVTELLKPVRAHENPPQAALQP, from the coding sequence ATGTCGGATCGTGAAGATCTGCTCCGTGTCGACCAGACGGGAACCGTCCATCCCGTCGGCCGCACGGCGAGCCAGCAGCTCCGTTCGCGTGCCGGTGAATGGCGGGCCATGCCCAGCCCAAGGAACCTCATCGTCCTGCGCAGTGAGATCGATTCAGCCTCAGTGCTCAAATTGGCAGGTGAGATCCGCACACCAGGGGCTTTGTGTGATGTAGTGGCTCTCATCGCACAATCGAACTGGCGAGGTGAACTGCAAATCTTCGAGGAAGAAGGCCTTCGGTCCCTAACGTTCGACGTCGGTACACTCGTTGGGGCCGCTTCTACAGTCCCTGCCGAACGCCTGGGAGAGGTGCTTTATCGGTTCGGCGTGGTAACCCGGGAAGAACTCGAGCGTGTGATTTTGGTATCCAACGCATCCGGAAAACGGCTAGGTGAAGCAGCCATCGAACTTGACTTCGTCACCGCGGAAGAGCTTTACCGGATGATGTCACGTCAAGCTGAGGAGATTTTTTACGGAGCGCTAAGGGTGGGCGAGGGGATGTTTTACTTTTACGACCGGTACGACGAGAAAAGCATGCTCCGGCCGCACAACCTCCACGCAGCGGGGCTGCTGATGGAGGGGGCGCGGCGCATGGACGAAATGCGATTCTTCCGGGAGAAAGTTCCCAACGACGATTACGTCCCCATTCGGGCTTCGTACATGTCTCCGGTCAATTCCGTCCGATCGCCCATTGGTGATACGGTGTCGGGTGCACGCTCCGTCGTGGACGTGTCATCACATTCACGTGACGCACGTGACGCCAAAGTTCCGGAGAACCTCGCCGAGGTGTATGCGCTGTGTGACGGGAAGTTGTCGATCTCGGAGATTGGTCGTCGCATCGGCCAGCTCGAGTTCGAGGTTACGCGCGCCGTGTTCCAACTCGTCAACGGCGGGTTCGTCCAAGTGATTGCGCCGCGCCCACGCGGGCCGGAGGCGATCGTCGAAGCATTCAATCCGGGAATCATCGAGGTTCATCGGCAGGTCGATGCGGCCAAGCGCGGACAGGAGTTCCGTGACGGGCTTGCGCGCTTCGCCACCGGTGGTGGGGTTTATGACGCGCTCTTTCAAGGTGCAGGTCCACTGCCCGACGGCTCTTTCCGTCCCGAGCGCGTAGCCCGCAATCTCGTCGCAATCGCGGGCGACGATCCCGATGCGTGGCTTATGCAGTTGTTGCACGAATATGTTGGTTTCGCACTGTTCCATGCAGGCTCGCTCCTACCGCGGGAGGTCGAAGCGGGTCTGGTTAACGCGGTTACCGAGCTGCTCAAGCCGGTCCGAGCCCACGAAAACCCCCCGCAGGCAGCCTTGCAGCCGTGA
- a CDS encoding MlaD family protein, which yields MLKERSIEVKVGVLILVSLGILAAFILVMGGLSFERTYPLYVDFDNPGGLQAGAAVRIAGVKVGSVDELRFMGGTIDKETGRRVLVRAKLKVQVKVKDTIHEDADFYVTTQGVLGEQFLQIEPGTPTRGILREGAVVKGIDPPRLDLFLAKAYELLDTAVTGIRNNRELLGDIAVNTLGVLKGLNMAISDNRERVNRTMENLEKLSAEANALTQDAHKTINDPKIRRTIDNIDKLSTDLQRDSGPMLKDAREALGNINRASATVGAPEEQAKLKKTLNDVAELANRANAAAADAQAIVAHVKKGQGTVGALMMDEEVYDDVQEMVRDLKHNPWKFLWRE from the coding sequence ATGCTTAAAGAGCGATCGATCGAAGTCAAAGTCGGCGTGTTGATCCTGGTCTCACTGGGAATTTTGGCCGCGTTCATCCTGGTGATGGGCGGCCTCTCCTTCGAGCGGACGTATCCCCTCTACGTGGACTTCGACAACCCGGGTGGCCTGCAGGCCGGCGCCGCCGTGCGCATCGCCGGCGTCAAAGTCGGCTCGGTGGACGAACTGCGCTTCATGGGCGGCACCATCGACAAGGAGACGGGCCGCCGGGTGCTCGTGCGGGCGAAACTCAAGGTGCAGGTGAAGGTCAAAGACACCATCCACGAGGATGCGGACTTTTACGTGACCACGCAGGGCGTCCTCGGCGAGCAGTTCCTGCAGATCGAACCGGGCACGCCCACCCGGGGCATCCTGCGCGAAGGCGCCGTGGTCAAAGGCATCGATCCTCCCCGACTCGACCTGTTCCTGGCCAAGGCCTACGAGCTGCTCGACACCGCCGTCACGGGCATCCGCAACAACCGCGAACTGCTCGGCGACATCGCCGTGAACACGCTGGGCGTCCTCAAAGGCCTCAACATGGCCATCTCGGACAACCGCGAACGCGTCAACCGCACCATGGAGAACCTGGAAAAGCTCTCCGCCGAGGCCAACGCCCTCACGCAAGACGCGCACAAGACGATCAACGACCCGAAGATCCGCCGCACCATCGACAACATCGACAAGCTCTCCACGGATCTCCAGCGCGACTCGGGCCCCATGCTCAAAGACGCCCGCGAGGCCTTGGGCAACATCAACCGCGCCTCCGCCACCGTCGGCGCCCCCGAAGAGCAGGCAAAGCTGAAGAAGACCCTCAACGACGTCGCCGAATTGGCCAACCGAGCCAACGCCGCCGCCGCCGACGCCCAAGCCATCGTCGCCCACGTGAAGAAGGGCCAAGGCACCGTCGGCGCCCTCATGATGGACGAAGAGGTCTACGACGACGTCCAGGAAATGGTGCGCGACCTAAAGCACAACCCCTGGAAGTTCCTCTGGCGCGAGTAG
- a CDS encoding MoxR family ATPase has product MAVSGIAGTAQELEQTLQRSGYLADARLALTVWLALSLDKPLMLEGPAGVGKTDLARALSEGMKRPLVRLQCYEGLDESKALYEWDYAKQMLYTQLLRDAVSRQTEGATSLGDAADRIAGEGDAFFSPRFLVARPLLRALTSDEPVVLLIDEVDRADPEFEAFLLEILAERQVTIPELGTVHAKHAPLVLLTTNATRDMTDALRRRCLHAFVDYPPPSRELAILELRVPGISKALATELARVAHEVRKLDLRKAPSIAETIDWARALVLLGASALDPELARSTLGALLKHEEDRVKVEAKLEKL; this is encoded by the coding sequence ATGGCCGTTTCCGGCATCGCGGGCACCGCGCAAGAGCTCGAACAAACACTGCAACGTTCCGGTTATTTGGCCGATGCACGGCTTGCGCTGACCGTGTGGCTTGCCTTGTCGCTCGACAAGCCGCTCATGCTCGAAGGTCCCGCTGGCGTAGGCAAAACGGATCTGGCGCGCGCGCTGAGCGAAGGCATGAAACGGCCGCTCGTGCGTCTGCAGTGTTACGAAGGCCTCGACGAGAGCAAGGCACTCTATGAGTGGGACTACGCGAAGCAGATGCTCTACACGCAGCTGCTGCGCGACGCTGTTTCGCGCCAAACGGAAGGTGCAACATCGTTGGGCGACGCCGCGGATCGCATCGCGGGCGAGGGCGATGCTTTCTTCAGTCCGCGCTTTCTCGTCGCACGCCCCTTGCTTCGCGCACTGACATCCGACGAACCGGTGGTGCTTCTCATCGATGAAGTCGACCGCGCGGATCCGGAGTTCGAGGCGTTCCTGTTGGAGATCCTCGCCGAACGTCAGGTGACCATCCCGGAATTGGGCACAGTGCACGCGAAGCACGCGCCGCTGGTGCTCCTGACGACCAACGCCACGCGCGACATGACCGACGCGCTCCGCCGCCGCTGCCTCCACGCCTTCGTCGACTACCCTCCCCCGTCACGCGAACTGGCCATTCTGGAGCTGCGTGTGCCCGGCATTTCAAAAGCGCTGGCCACCGAACTCGCACGCGTCGCCCACGAAGTCCGCAAACTCGATCTCCGCAAGGCCCCGAGCATCGCCGAAACCATCGACTGGGCCCGCGCGCTGGTGTTGCTCGGCGCAAGCGCCCTCGATCCCGAGCTCGCGCGTTCCACGTTGGGCGCGCTCCTGAAGCACGAGGAAGACCGCGTCAAGGTCGAGGCAAAGCTGGAGAAGCTCTAA
- the rlmB gene encoding 23S rRNA (guanosine(2251)-2'-O)-methyltransferase RlmB — protein MKPRFQDKARYRENPTPPAPPLPPGTRLIVGMQPVREAIRAEERGRKPPIKVLVDDKGSPQLDAVARFAHDRGVPVERISRAELDRHTRGAHHQGVAALAPELEILDLADLTLGPRALVLALDELQDPQNFGAVLRSAVALGTDAVIWPEHSSAPLSPATFRASAGAVEHATLCRVQSLPSALSELAERGFDVVGLDAQGDELLQDASLDLPLVLVLGAEGKGLRKSVKQACRRLVRLPMRAGAVDSLNASVAVAIALYEVARRHGIRKDD, from the coding sequence ATGAAGCCGCGCTTTCAAGACAAGGCTCGCTACCGCGAGAACCCGACGCCACCTGCACCGCCGCTACCGCCGGGCACGCGCCTCATCGTGGGCATGCAACCCGTGCGCGAGGCCATTCGCGCCGAGGAGCGCGGCCGCAAGCCGCCGATCAAGGTCCTCGTCGACGACAAAGGCTCCCCCCAACTCGACGCCGTCGCGCGATTTGCGCACGATCGAGGTGTCCCCGTCGAGCGCATCTCGCGTGCGGAGCTCGATCGGCATACGCGCGGTGCGCACCATCAGGGTGTCGCGGCCCTCGCGCCCGAGCTCGAGATCCTCGATTTGGCGGATCTCACCTTGGGCCCCAGGGCACTCGTACTCGCCCTGGACGAACTGCAGGATCCGCAGAACTTCGGCGCCGTTCTCCGCTCGGCCGTCGCGCTGGGAACCGATGCGGTCATCTGGCCCGAGCATAGCTCCGCTCCCCTCAGCCCGGCCACGTTCCGCGCCTCCGCGGGCGCCGTGGAGCATGCGACCTTGTGCCGCGTGCAGAGCCTCCCCTCCGCGCTGTCGGAGCTCGCCGAACGCGGGTTCGATGTCGTCGGCCTCGATGCCCAAGGCGACGAATTGCTGCAAGATGCAAGCTTGGACCTGCCGCTCGTCCTCGTACTGGGTGCGGAAGGCAAAGGACTGCGCAAGTCCGTCAAGCAGGCGTGCCGCCGCTTGGTGCGTCTACCGATGAGGGCCGGCGCCGTCGATTCGCTCAACGCGTCGGTTGCCGTGGCCATCGCGCTCTATGAAGTCGCGCGACGCCACGGCATCCGTAAGGACGATTGA
- the dnaE gene encoding DNA polymerase III subunit alpha: protein MADEFVHLHVHTQYSMLDGAVKVKDLVKRVAGAGMKAVAITDHANMFGAISFYKAAKDAGVQAILGCEIEVADGRHSRHLPLIASSLEGYKNLVWLVSKGQIDPDPAGPAGSTCVRMTDVADHTKGLICLTGCMGGLVPQRVLEEGPSAGLDALSKLRDMFEPGSLYVELQDHGLIEQPVLNEIMIENARKLELPLVATNDVHYAAREDAEAHLYLSCIKSGRSYAEAKERHHGSSEMYLKTPAEMASKFSAWPDAVKNTLQIAERAAVKLKLGEPMLPNFKVPEGFDTEGYFRHVAAEGLDARFKELEAMGKKIDRDAYRARLRLELDVISKMKFPGYFLIVWDFIRYAKENGIPVGPGRGSGAGSIVAYAMRITDLDPIPYNLLFERFLNPERVSMPDFDVDFCMDRRDQVIAYVQKRYGEVSVGQIATFAELKAKSVIKDVARSMGITPIEAQALANLIPRKSPAETYTIAESLEVEPKLKAKYDTEPVTKELVDQSRKLEGLTRHAGKHAAGIVISEGPLWDHVPVFRDEKTGAYVTQYYKDDVEQAGLVKFDFLGLKTLTVIDIATRLINGRPDIKREGRTFDIATIPLDDKPTYALMGSGETKGVFQLESSGMQQLFKDLKADSFEDIVAAVALYRPGPLGTGMVQDFVNRKHGRAPIAKMHDLVDELLVPTYGVIVYQEQVMQIAQALAGYSLGGADLLRRAMGKKKPEEMAKQKSTFVEGALKKGVTQEDADRIFGLLEYFAGYGFNKSHSAAYALITYQTAYLKAHYPAELLCAIMTSDKERIEKVVRTIADARALDVTVLPPDVNESDTDFKVVYTHPEGNKKLSRADKVRDPLGPQIRFGLGAVRGLGGAALETLFEARTAGGPFADLFDFGSRVDAKKINRSVLEALVQCGAFDGTLKGFGISRARAFASIDIALERSRAASRDRERGQTNLFGLFDAAPRATNGANGSNGKGGFASQSAGDYVESLPWDQKEMLVRERQSLGFYVSGHPVERYLRDKAAYARHELNHCTDCAGMDDWAKVRLCGMVEGYREKILRDNKGGGPPKPGASPGKLAFFELEDSSGRVNVKVRGREIDTYAHLLTGGEPVVVTGKVSFPRRDDDAGEEDDDANREPTIFLNEVEPLSKVVASHTERMTIRLREDKTRPSDLDEMKRLFSESQGACPVVVVVTLTNGAEAILALRDFRVDVSDPLLSGLERVFGEQVAEI from the coding sequence ATGGCCGACGAGTTTGTTCATCTTCACGTGCACACCCAGTATTCGATGCTGGACGGCGCGGTGAAGGTGAAGGATCTCGTCAAGCGCGTGGCGGGCGCTGGGATGAAGGCCGTGGCGATCACCGACCACGCCAACATGTTCGGCGCGATTTCTTTTTACAAGGCCGCCAAGGACGCAGGCGTCCAAGCCATCCTGGGCTGCGAAATCGAAGTGGCCGATGGCCGGCACAGCCGCCACCTACCGCTCATCGCCTCCTCGCTCGAGGGCTACAAGAACCTCGTCTGGTTGGTCTCGAAAGGCCAGATCGATCCCGACCCGGCTGGACCGGCGGGCTCCACGTGCGTGCGCATGACGGACGTGGCCGACCACACGAAAGGCCTCATCTGCCTCACCGGCTGCATGGGCGGCCTCGTCCCGCAGCGCGTGCTCGAAGAAGGTCCGTCCGCCGGTCTCGATGCGCTCTCCAAGCTGCGCGACATGTTCGAGCCGGGAAGCTTGTACGTCGAGCTGCAAGATCACGGTTTGATCGAGCAGCCCGTTCTCAATGAAATCATGATTGAGAACGCGCGGAAACTCGAATTGCCGCTCGTGGCCACCAACGACGTGCACTACGCCGCACGCGAAGATGCCGAGGCGCATCTGTACCTCTCGTGCATCAAGTCGGGTCGCTCGTACGCCGAGGCCAAAGAGCGCCACCACGGCTCGAGCGAGATGTACCTGAAGACGCCGGCGGAGATGGCCTCGAAGTTCTCCGCCTGGCCCGACGCAGTGAAGAACACACTGCAAATCGCCGAGCGTGCGGCCGTGAAACTGAAGCTCGGCGAGCCCATGCTGCCGAACTTCAAGGTGCCGGAGGGCTTCGACACCGAAGGCTACTTCCGCCACGTCGCTGCCGAAGGCCTCGATGCGCGCTTCAAAGAGCTCGAGGCGATGGGCAAGAAGATCGACCGCGACGCCTACCGTGCGCGTCTGCGGCTCGAGCTCGACGTCATCAGCAAGATGAAGTTCCCGGGGTACTTCCTCATCGTCTGGGACTTCATCCGCTACGCCAAAGAAAACGGCATCCCCGTCGGACCGGGCCGCGGTTCGGGTGCCGGCTCGATCGTCGCGTATGCCATGCGCATCACCGACCTCGATCCGATTCCGTACAACCTGCTGTTCGAGCGCTTCCTCAACCCGGAACGCGTGAGCATGCCCGACTTCGACGTCGACTTCTGCATGGATCGCCGCGATCAGGTCATCGCGTACGTGCAGAAGCGCTACGGCGAAGTGAGCGTCGGGCAGATTGCCACCTTCGCCGAGCTCAAGGCCAAGAGCGTCATCAAGGACGTGGCCCGATCGATGGGCATCACGCCCATCGAAGCGCAGGCACTCGCCAACCTGATTCCGCGCAAGTCGCCGGCGGAGACGTACACCATCGCGGAGAGCCTCGAGGTCGAGCCGAAGCTCAAAGCCAAGTACGACACGGAGCCGGTCACCAAGGAGCTCGTCGACCAATCGCGCAAGCTCGAAGGCCTCACGCGGCACGCCGGAAAACACGCTGCCGGCATCGTCATCAGCGAAGGTCCGCTCTGGGACCACGTGCCGGTCTTCCGCGACGAGAAGACGGGCGCGTACGTCACGCAGTACTACAAGGATGACGTCGAGCAGGCCGGCCTCGTCAAGTTCGACTTTCTCGGTCTGAAGACCCTGACGGTCATCGACATTGCGACGCGGCTCATCAACGGGCGGCCGGACATCAAACGCGAAGGTCGCACGTTCGACATTGCGACCATCCCGCTCGACGACAAACCGACATATGCCCTCATGGGCTCGGGCGAAACCAAGGGCGTGTTCCAGCTCGAGTCGAGCGGCATGCAGCAGCTCTTCAAGGACCTGAAAGCGGACTCGTTCGAGGACATCGTCGCCGCCGTGGCCCTCTACCGACCGGGGCCTCTCGGCACCGGCATGGTTCAGGACTTCGTCAACCGCAAGCACGGGCGTGCGCCCATCGCCAAGATGCACGATCTGGTGGACGAGCTGCTCGTGCCCACATACGGCGTCATCGTTTACCAAGAGCAGGTCATGCAGATCGCGCAAGCGCTCGCGGGCTACAGCCTGGGTGGCGCCGACCTGCTCCGCCGCGCCATGGGCAAAAAGAAGCCCGAGGAGATGGCCAAGCAGAAGAGCACCTTCGTCGAGGGCGCTCTGAAGAAGGGCGTGACCCAGGAGGATGCGGACCGCATCTTCGGTCTGCTCGAGTACTTCGCCGGATACGGCTTCAACAAGTCGCACAGCGCGGCGTACGCGCTCATCACGTACCAGACGGCGTACCTGAAGGCGCATTACCCGGCCGAGCTTCTCTGCGCGATCATGACCAGCGACAAGGAGCGCATCGAGAAGGTGGTGCGCACCATCGCCGATGCGCGCGCGCTCGACGTGACCGTGCTTCCGCCGGACGTCAATGAGAGCGACACGGACTTCAAGGTCGTCTACACGCACCCGGAGGGGAACAAGAAGCTCTCCAGGGCCGACAAGGTGCGCGACCCATTGGGTCCGCAGATCCGCTTCGGCTTGGGCGCGGTGCGCGGTCTCGGTGGCGCGGCATTGGAGACGCTGTTCGAGGCGCGTACGGCGGGGGGGCCCTTCGCGGACTTGTTCGACTTCGGCTCGCGCGTCGATGCGAAGAAGATCAACCGCAGCGTGCTCGAGGCCCTGGTGCAGTGCGGGGCGTTCGACGGCACGCTGAAAGGGTTCGGCATTTCGCGCGCGCGGGCCTTCGCGTCGATCGACATTGCGCTGGAGCGCTCACGGGCGGCCAGCCGCGACCGCGAGCGCGGGCAGACGAACCTTTTCGGTCTCTTCGATGCCGCACCGCGAGCGACGAACGGAGCCAACGGCAGCAACGGCAAGGGGGGATTCGCCTCGCAGAGCGCCGGTGACTACGTGGAGAGCCTGCCCTGGGACCAGAAGGAAATGCTGGTTCGCGAGCGGCAATCCTTGGGCTTCTACGTCTCGGGCCATCCCGTCGAGCGCTACCTGCGCGACAAGGCCGCGTACGCGCGCCACGAGCTCAATCACTGCACCGACTGCGCGGGCATGGACGACTGGGCCAAGGTGCGCCTCTGCGGCATGGTGGAGGGCTACCGCGAGAAGATCCTGCGTGACAACAAGGGCGGCGGACCGCCAAAGCCCGGCGCAAGCCCTGGAAAACTGGCCTTTTTCGAGCTCGAGGATTCCTCGGGTCGCGTCAACGTCAAGGTGCGCGGTCGCGAGATCGACACGTACGCGCACCTGCTCACCGGCGGCGAGCCCGTGGTCGTCACCGGCAAGGTCAGCTTCCCCCGACGCGACGACGACGCCGGCGAAGAAGACGACGATGCCAACCGCGAGCCGACCATCTTCCTCAACGAGGTCGAACCTCTTTCGAAGGTCGTCGCAAGCCACACCGAGCGCATGACCATCCGCCTGCGCGAGGACAAAACGCGCCCCTCGGATCTCGACGAGATGAAGCGCCTCTTCAGCGAGAGCCAAGGCGCCTGCCCCGTGGTGGTCGTCGTCACCTTGACCAACGGCGCCGAAGCGATCCTCGCCCTCCGCGACTTCCGCGTCGACGTCAGCGACCCTTTGCTATCCGGCCTCGAACGCGTCTTCGGCGAACAAGTCGCGGAGATTTAA